One Acidobacteriota bacterium genomic region harbors:
- a CDS encoding indole-3-glycerol phosphate synthase TrpC: MIDTLLHEIVSFKEASLHASMKIRPEKVLFKMIQQNDPALPLKLDDRGLSIIAEIKPASPVLGTLRLDPRPAELALSYKEGGASAVSVLTEERFFKGSPAMLMQAKEAVGIPVMRKDFIFHPYQVIESRAIAADGILLIVRILKDHELKILLKMARSFGMFVLAEAFEEIDIERIVDAGADIIGINARDLKDFSVKFERLAALSEKIPDDRVKIAESGIRTIQDIRAIRELKFQGVLIGEALMRTDNPASLIRKFKEAGRRC, encoded by the coding sequence ATGATCGACACATTGCTCCATGAGATTGTTTCATTCAAAGAGGCGAGTCTTCACGCTTCCATGAAGATCAGGCCCGAGAAGGTGCTATTTAAGATGATCCAGCAGAACGATCCGGCACTCCCCCTGAAGCTTGACGATCGCGGCTTATCCATCATTGCAGAAATCAAGCCAGCCTCACCAGTTTTGGGAACTCTCCGTCTGGACCCACGGCCCGCTGAGCTGGCACTTTCCTACAAGGAGGGAGGGGCCTCCGCCGTATCCGTGCTGACTGAAGAGAGATTCTTCAAAGGCTCCCCCGCCATGCTCATGCAGGCGAAAGAAGCTGTCGGAATCCCGGTCATGAGAAAGGATTTCATCTTCCACCCCTATCAGGTCATCGAAAGCCGGGCCATCGCTGCGGATGGAATTTTACTGATCGTGCGCATCCTGAAAGACCATGAACTTAAGATTCTTCTCAAGATGGCCCGATCATTCGGAATGTTCGTCCTCGCCGAGGCCTTTGAGGAGATAGACATCGAGAGGATCGTGGATGCCGGAGCAGACATCATCGGGATCAATGCGCGCGATCTCAAGGATTTCTCAGTAAAATTCGAACGGCTTGCAGCTCTTTCCGAGAAGATCCCGGATGACAGAGTCAAGATCGCCGAGAGCGGCATCAGGACCATCCAGGACATCAGAGCCATCAGGGAGCTCAAGTTTCAGGGAGTACTCATTGGAGAAGCGCTCATGCGGACGGACAATCCTGCTTCGCTGATCAGAAAATTCAAAGAAGCGGGAAGAAGGTGTTAG
- the trpB gene encoding tryptophan synthase subunit beta: MQRNRVGYFGKYGGRFVPETLMEALIELEEQFNSLIRKESFRETLESCLRDFAGRPTPLYFAERFSSLLDARVYLKREDLLHTGAHKINNTIGQVLLASFIGKKRIVAETGAGQHGVAAAAACARFGLQCIVYMGSLDMERQASNVHRMKVLGAEVRPVDSGSRNLKMAINEAIRDWVTNVGTTHYLLGSTVGPHPYPTIVRTFQSIIGTEARNQILRKEGKLPDAIIACVGGGSNAMGIFHPFLDDEVELYGVEAGGSGTTPGSNSATLNFGSPGVLHGALSYLLQDEEGQILETHSIAPGLDYPGVGPEHSFLKDRERVRYETVSDAEALASFYELSMLEGIIPALESAHALAFARKLACRFKGKIILINLSGRGDKDLETVMKHSKIP, encoded by the coding sequence ATGCAGCGAAACAGAGTCGGCTATTTCGGAAAATATGGAGGGAGGTTCGTCCCCGAAACCTTGATGGAGGCTCTTATCGAACTGGAGGAACAGTTCAATTCACTCATCAGGAAAGAGAGCTTTCGTGAAACGCTGGAATCTTGTCTGAGAGACTTTGCAGGAAGACCCACTCCACTTTACTTTGCTGAAAGATTTTCTTCTCTTCTGGATGCCAGAGTCTATCTCAAAAGAGAGGATCTTCTGCATACGGGAGCTCATAAGATCAATAACACCATCGGGCAGGTGCTGCTTGCATCATTCATTGGAAAGAAGAGAATCGTCGCAGAGACGGGAGCCGGCCAGCATGGAGTTGCAGCTGCGGCGGCATGCGCACGTTTCGGCTTGCAATGCATCGTCTACATGGGTTCTCTCGACATGGAAAGGCAGGCCTCCAACGTTCACAGGATGAAGGTCCTTGGAGCCGAGGTCCGACCCGTCGATTCAGGTTCCAGAAACCTCAAGATGGCCATCAATGAAGCGATCAGAGACTGGGTGACGAATGTTGGAACAACCCATTATCTGCTCGGTTCCACCGTCGGACCGCATCCTTATCCGACAATCGTACGAACTTTTCAATCCATCATTGGAACGGAGGCGCGGAATCAGATATTGAGGAAGGAAGGGAAACTCCCCGACGCCATCATCGCCTGCGTGGGCGGTGGCTCCAATGCCATGGGCATCTTCCATCCCTTCCTCGATGATGAAGTGGAGCTTTACGGAGTCGAGGCGGGAGGAAGTGGAACGACGCCAGGCTCCAATTCGGCTACGCTGAATTTTGGAAGCCCTGGTGTCCTTCATGGCGCTCTGAGCTATCTCCTTCAAGATGAGGAAGGGCAGATCCTGGAAACGCACTCAATTGCACCGGGTCTGGATTATCCGGGAGTCGGCCCGGAGCATAGCTTCCTCAAAGACCGGGAACGAGTGCGCTATGAGACCGTCTCAGATGCAGAAGCCCTCGCCTCCTTCTACGAGCTTTCCATGCTGGAAGGAATAATCCCGGCACTGGAGTCCGCCCACGCCCTTGCTTTCGCCAGAAAATTAGCCTGCAGGTTCAAGGGGAAGATCATCTTGATCAACCTCTCCGGTCGGGGAGACAAGGATCTTGAGACCGTCATGAAGCATTCTAAGATACCATGA
- the trpA gene encoding tryptophan synthase subunit alpha produces the protein MFKKLRMNGRRAIVPFLTAGYPDIPRFYSILRRVAKVSDCIEIGVPFSDPLADGRTIQDASQVAIREGMTLHRLMDELGDHFSDIQTPVLLMTYLNPIFQYPLDSFLDRCRRLGIAGIIIPDLSFEESSTFRDILADCRQECASDQRSRIETEDTVIPVIQFISPATREERLKRIVSVAEGFLYVVSITGTTGSRNSLPEDTQDYLKRVRQITDKPLCLGFGISGPRQIQEYRELVDGFIVGSAILERINSGEDPADFINHLRSYL, from the coding sequence ATGTTCAAAAAACTCAGGATGAACGGGAGGAGGGCCATCGTTCCTTTTCTTACGGCGGGTTATCCTGATATCCCTCGCTTTTACAGCATCCTCCGGAGAGTCGCGAAGGTCTCCGATTGCATTGAGATCGGAGTCCCCTTTTCAGACCCGCTTGCCGATGGGAGGACGATCCAGGATGCTTCGCAAGTCGCCATCAGAGAAGGGATGACGCTACATCGTCTCATGGATGAACTGGGAGATCACTTTTCCGATATCCAGACCCCCGTCCTTCTCATGACCTACCTCAATCCCATCTTCCAATACCCGCTTGATTCTTTTTTAGACAGATGCAGGAGACTCGGTATTGCTGGAATCATTATCCCCGATCTCTCGTTCGAGGAATCTTCTACCTTCAGGGATATTCTTGCAGATTGTCGGCAAGAATGCGCAAGCGATCAGAGATCGAGGATCGAAACAGAAGACACCGTGATTCCTGTGATCCAGTTCATCAGCCCCGCGACCAGGGAGGAACGTCTGAAGAGGATAGTCTCCGTGGCGGAGGGATTCCTGTATGTAGTGAGTATCACAGGAACCACCGGAAGCAGGAACTCACTTCCGGAGGATACTCAGGATTATTTGAAACGAGTACGACAAATAACGGACAAGCCGCTCTGCCTTGGATTCGGCATCTCTGGCCCTCGGCAAATTCAAGAATACAGGGAACTGGTCGATGGATTCATTGTCGGGTCAGCCATCTTGGAACGCATCAATTCAGGAGAAGACCCCGCTGATTTCATCAACCATTTACGCAGCTACTTATAG
- a CDS encoding phosphoribosylanthranilate isomerase: MAVKVKICGVTRKEDALLACEMGAHAIGFVFADSPRKIEPEQAAEIASFLPAEVKSVGVFQGRSLSEILKIARTVRLSSLQIYDNHILQMLSNRSENGYSFRSEMKIIPAFFVRNLYSLNRIKRLAFPEVLIDRVKDGDTEPEIIWRAAKLLHYTKRVILAGGLNPDNVQKAIAFAHPHCVDVASSIESDPGVKDPKKMREFFRKVKEAEEYY; encoded by the coding sequence ATGGCAGTAAAGGTTAAAATTTGCGGCGTCACGAGAAAGGAAGATGCTCTTCTGGCATGCGAGATGGGCGCACATGCAATCGGTTTCGTCTTTGCCGATTCGCCGAGGAAGATTGAGCCGGAACAAGCCGCAGAAATAGCCTCCTTCCTGCCTGCCGAGGTCAAAAGTGTCGGCGTCTTCCAGGGTCGATCTCTGAGCGAGATTCTCAAGATAGCAAGAACGGTCCGGCTGAGTTCCCTCCAAATCTATGACAACCACATTCTGCAAATGCTTTCGAATCGATCCGAGAATGGCTATTCATTCAGGTCTGAAATGAAGATCATCCCCGCCTTTTTCGTAAGGAACCTATATTCCTTGAACAGGATCAAAAGGCTTGCCTTTCCAGAGGTCCTCATCGACAGGGTAAAGGATGGAGATACCGAGCCCGAGATCATCTGGAGGGCAGCAAAACTTCTGCACTACACGAAACGCGTCATCCTCGCCGGGGGGCTGAACCCTGATAACGTTCAGAAAGCCATAGCGTTTGCGCATCCACATTGCGTCGATGTTGCAAGTAGTATCGAATCTGACCCCGGCGTGAAAGACCCGAAGAAGATGCGTGAGTTTTTCAGGAAAGTGAAGGAAGCGGAGGAATATTACTGA